The nucleotide sequence GCGTTCAGCGCCGTGGGCAGCAGCCCCCCCGCCTCGCCCGCTCGGTAGGCCAGGCCGAGGCAGGGGAAACGGGCGGTGTCCGGCTCGCGGAACTCCCAACGGCCCCGCAGAAGCCAGCCCAGGTGCCCGGCGACTTCTGGCCCCCGCCGCGCGCCGCGCACGTCGCCGGGGTGGCGCATGCCGGTGGGGGCGGCATCGATGGCATACGCGATCGCCAGCCGCATGTCGGTTGGACCGAACTGCCCCTTGAGGCTGCCGTCCCGGAAACGCACCGCCGCGTGCACCACGCTCTGCGGGTGAATCACCACGCCGACCTGCGAGAGGGGCAGGCCGTAGAGCGCGGCGCATTCCATCACCTCCAGGCCCTTATTGAGCAGCGTGGCCGAGTCGACGGTAATCTTGGGCCCCATGCTCCAGGAGGGATGCTTCAGCGCCTGCTCGGGTGTGACGCCACTCAAGTCCGCCGGGCCATCCCGAAACGGCCCACCGCTCGCCGTGAGGATGAGTTCAGCCACGTCCCCCAGGTGCTCTCCGGTCAGGCACTGGTACACGCCGGTATGCTCGGAGTCCACCGGCACCAGGCGGCCACCACCCCGCGCCGCTGCCCCCCAGATGAGATCCGCCGCCGTGACCATCGCCTCCTTTGTCGCGAGGGCCACCGCCCGCCCCGCCTCCAGGGCCGCCCGCGTTGGGAGAAGCCCCGGCAGACCGCTCATGGCATTCACCACCACGTCCGCAGGCAGGACCGCGACTTCCAGCGGGTCGGCAATCACACGCACGCCTGCCAGCCGGTCCCGCGCCTGTGCGAACACTTCCGGCGCCACGCTCACCACCTCGGGCCGGAACTCGCGCACCTGCGCCTCCAGCACGTCGAGGTTCCGTCCTGCCGCCAGTGCCCCGACCTCCCAGCTCCGCTCGCGCGCCACGTCAAGCGCCTGCGTGCCGATGCTGCCCGTACTGCCCAGAACCGTCAGTCTCACAAAAGACAGGATGGCGCATGGGGAAGGGCCCTGTCAGTGGCCCGCGGTGAGGGCCTGGAGAAACAGCGCTAGCGCGTAAACACGCTGATGTTCAAAAACAGGTACGTCGCCGGTACCGCAAAGAGCAGGCTGTCAAGTCGGTCGAGAAAGCCGCCGTGGCCCGGGAGACTCGTGCCGCTGTCCTTGGTCCTCAGGGCACGTTTCAGCAGGCTTTCGGCCAGGTCACCAAGCTGTGAGGCGCTGGCCACCAGAATGGAGTACAGCAGGGCCTCCAGCGGAGACCAGATGTGGGTGAGCTGCGAGAGGACAAGCACCGTCAGGAAGCTGAAGGCAAAGCCGCCGATAGCCCCTTCCACCGTCTTGCCGGGGCTGATCTCCGGCGCGAGCTTCCGCCGGCCGAAAAAGTGGCCGCCGAAGTACCCACCGATGTCCGCCGCAAAGGTGGCGAGCAGCGGCAGCGCGAAATACAGCAGGCCCTGCGTCGCGTCCGGCGTGTAGCGCAGCATCAGGAAGTAGCCCAAGAGCCAAGGAATGTACAGCAGCCCAAAGAGCGAGTACACGACCCGTTCCAGCGGCCGCTCACCGGGGCGAATCACCTCGATCACCAGCAGGTACCCCAGCGCGACCGTGAGCACCACCTCCCGCCATGAGCCGCCCGGCCAGGGCGCTGCGGGAATCATGGGCAGGCTCGCCACGATGATCGCCGCCCCGAACACCCCCAGCGAGATGCGCCGCACGTCGATGTCGTTGCGGTCCAGCATACGAATGTACTCAAAGAGGCCCATCACCGCGACAAGCACGAGCAGGGGCAGCATCGCCATCCACCCCAGCCACACGACCACGCTGATGATGCCAAAGCCCACCACCGAAGTGAGGACACGCGTGCTCAGAGACTCCACGGGCAGCTCCTGCAAAGGACTGGCCGCGGGCGACCGGCGCCCAGCCCCGTACCCATAAGAACGTGCCGCCGGAGGCCCCGGCGGTCACTTTGTCTGGAGGCCAGCCGCCTCACCCGAGAATTTCCTGCTCCTTCTTGTGGAGGGTATCGTCAACACGCCGGATGTACTCGTCGGTGATTTTCTGCACCTCGGTCTCGGCACGCTTGATCTCGTCGTCGCCAACGCCCTCGAGCTTCTTCACCTCGTCGAGCGCCTGCTTGCGGATGCTGCGAATGGCGACGCGGGCCTCCTCGGCGTAGTTCTTGGCGTTTTTCACCAGGTCGCGGCGGCGCTCCTCGGTCAGCATCGGCAGGCTGATAAAGATGGTGTCACCCTTGTTGTTGGGGTTCAGGCCCAGGTCGCTGTCGCGGATCGCCTTTTCAATCGGGTTCAGCGCTCCGCGGTCCCAGGGCGTGATCACCAGCGTGCGCGCGTCCGGCGTGGTGATGCTCGCCACCTGATCGATCGGCATGGTGGAGCCGTAGTACTCGACCATGACCTTTCTGAGGATGCCGGGATTCGCGCGCCCGGTCCGCAGCACGCTGAGGTTATTCTCCAGCGCCTCGATGGCTTTGCCCATGCGCTCGCGCGCGTCCGCCTGAATCGCTTTCATATCTGGCATGAGGAAGTCTCCTTTGGGTGGGATTCTAGCCCGTTCAGCTCGCGATCAGCGTGCCGACCCGCTCGCCGGCAAAGAGGCGGCGCAGATTCCCCGGCTCAAAGAGATCGAACACCACGATGGGAAGGTTTTTGTCCATGCAGAGGGTGAGGGCCGTGGTGTCCATCACTTCCAAGCGGCGCTCCACAACCTCGCGGTGGGTGGCCGTATCGATCCAACGGGCGTCTGGGTTCTTGCGCGGATCGCTGTCGTACACGCCGTCCACCTTGTTTTTCGCCATAAGCACCACATCTGCGCCGATCTCCAGCGCGCGCAGGGTCGCGGTCGTGTCGGTCGTAAAAAAGGGCGCGCCGTTTCCTCCGCCGAAAATCACCACCCGGCCTTTTTCCAGGTGCCGGATCGCCCGGCGGCGGATGTAGGGCTCGGCCACCGCCGCCATCTGGATGGCCGTCATCACGCGCGTGGGCTGGCCCGCCGCTTCCATCGCATCCTGAAGAGCCATCGCGTTCATCACGGTGCCCAGCATTCCGATGTAGTCGGCGGTGGCAGGGTCCATGCCCTGCCCGTTGCGCGCGCCGCGCCAGAGGTTGCCACCGCCGATCACGATGGCGAGTTCTACGCCTGTGCCCGCATGGGCCTCGGTAATCAGGCGGGCCAGGTCCGCCGTCGTGTCGGGGTTGATGCCGAAACCGGAGTCCCCTGCCAGAAATTCACCGGAAAGCTTGAGCAAAACGCGTTTGTACATGCATCACCTCAGGGGAAGGAAGGGCCACAAAAAACCCAGCGGACCGGGGCCGCTGGGCTGTAGACGGAGAGGAAGGCGGCCCGAAAAAGAGGCGGCGCATGGCCGCCCCCACGGGTCTTAGGCGCCAACCTCGAAGCGCACGAAGCGCCGCACCGTGGCGTTTCCAAGGTACTGGCCCACCGTCACGCTGTTGTCCTTGACAAAGCGCTGCTCGGGCAAAACGCGCTCCTCGTAGAACTTGCCAAGCTGGCCCGCGACGATCTTTTCTACGATCTGCTGGGGCTTGCCCTCGTTGAGCGCCTTGTTGGTCAGAATCTCGCGTTCCTTGTCGAGGTCGCTCGCGTCCACTTCCTCCCGGCTGAGGTACTGCGGACGCTCGGCAGCCACGTGCAGGGCCACGTCCTTGGCCTGGGCCTCGGTGCCGCCCGCAAGCTGAACGAGCACGCCGATCTTGCCGTTGGAGTGAACGTACCCGGCCACCTGCTCGCCTTCGCCCGCCTCGATGTAGGCGACGCGGTTCAGAACAAGGTTCTCGCCGATCTTGCCCGCAGCGGCCGCCACCGTGTTGGCCACCGTCTCGCCGTTTTCCAGGGTGAAGTTGCGCAGCGCCTCCACGTCGTTGCTGCCCGCGCGCAGCGCCGCCTGCGCGACCTGCTCGACCAGCGCCTGGAAGTCAGAGTTGCGCGCCACAAAGTCGGTCTCGCTGTTCACCTCGACCATCGCCGCCCGCTTGCCGTCCACGACGAAGCGCACCAGGCCCTCTTTCGCCTCGCGGTCGGCCTTTTTGGCCGCCTTGACGATGCCGCGCTCGCGCAGCAGCGCAATGGCCTTTTCCTCATCGTTTCCAGCGTCGCTGAGGGCCTTTTTCACGTCCATCATGCCCGCGCCGGTCAGTTCGCGCAGCTTCTTGATCGATTCCATCATGTTGAGTACCTCCAAGGCTGGATCTTGAATGAAAGGGGCGGACCGAACTCCGCCGGACGCCCCCGAAAGGTCGAGCTGGGAGCTTAGCTGCGGCCCTGGCTGCTGGTGAGCTGGGCGACGTCCTCCTCACCCTGCTCGGCCGCGTCGATCTCGGCGCCCCCCTCCTCGGCGCGGTCGCTGCTCACGTCCTCGCCGCCGCCGCGCGCCTCGACAATCAGGTCACCGATGCGGTGCGTGATGAGCTGAATGGAGCGGATGGCGTCGTCGTTGCCAGGCACGATGTAGTCGATCACGTCCGGGTCGGAGTCCGTATCGGCCAGGGCGATCACCGGGATGCCCAACTTGTTGGCCTCCTGCACCGCGATGACCTCCTTGGTGGGGTCCACCACAAAGATCGCGTCCGGAAGACGGGTCATCTTGCGGATGCCGCCCACAAAGCGCAGCAGCCGCTCACGCTCGGCGCCCAGCGCGATGCGCTCGGCCTTGGGCCGGTCATTGATGCGGCCCGACTCAAACATGTCGTCAAGCTCGTTGAGGCGGTCGATGCGGGTGCGGATGGTGCGGAAGTTGGTCAGCATCCCGCCCAGCCAGCGGCTGGTCACATAGGGCATCCCGGTGCGGCGGGCTTCCAGCTCCACGATCTCCTGCGCCTGCTTCTTGGTGCCCACGAAGAGAATGACGCCGCCGCGCTCAGCCAGGTCCTTGATGTAGTCAAAGGAGCGGTCGATCTGCTTGAGGGTCTTTTGCAGGTCGATGATGAAGATGCCGTTGCGCTCAGCAAAGATGAAGCGCTTGAACTTGGGGTTCCAGCGCTTGGTCTCGTGCCCGAAGTGCACGCCCGCTTCGAGCAGTTGCTTCATGGAGATGTACGACATGTCAGGCTCCTGAGCGTTGTTCGGGAAAAGTTTGCCGTCCACGTGCCAGCCGCTCGTCGGTTGACGCTTCTTTCGGCCAGACCCGCGCGCGACGCTCGAGCGCACGCGGGCAGGGCTCACGGGGGCACCCAAAAGCGGAGTATAGCAGAAAGCCGGGGCGCCCAGCTGCTTACGGCGTCAAGCGGTGCCGGTCGCGCGGAAAGGCACGTGCGTAGCGCACGTTGGCGATGCCCAGCAGCTTGGCCGTCAGGCGCTCGGCCCCGATGGCAAAGCCGCCGTGTGGAGGCATTCCGTACTTAAAGACTTCGGTGTAGCCGGCAAGCGACTCGGGGTTCAGGCGGTACTGGGCGATGGAATCCATCAGCATGGAGTACTCGTGGATGCGCTGGCCGCCCGAGGTGATCTCGATGCCGCGAAAGAGGAGGTCGAAGCCGCGCGTGAGGTCGGGGTTCAGGCTGCCGTCCGGGTTGACCTCGGGGTGGGTGTAGAAGGGCCGAGCGGCGCGCGGGTACTTGGTGACAAAGACGAACTCGCTCCCCTCCGTCTCGGCGTAGTGCTGACTGAGGAGGCGCTCCGCTTCGGGGTCGAGGTCCTTGCCGCCCACCGTGTGGCCGTACTTCTCGCTGACGAGCCGCCGGGCTTCCAGCAGCGTGATGCGGGGAATACGGTCCGGAACCTCGGGCAGGGTCGCCCCCAAGAGGGTGAGTTCGGGCCGCACCCGCTCTTTTAGCCGGGCCATGATCGCAGCGAGCAGGCGGTTTTCCAGGTCCATGACGTCCTCTTCGGACTCGATGAACCCCATTTCCACGTCCAGGGACAGGTACTCGTTGAGGTGGCGGCTGGTGGCGTGCTCCTCGGCACGGTAGACCGGCGCCACCTCAAAGACGCGCTCAAAGGCACCCACCAGAATCTGCTTGTAGAGCTGCGGGCTCTGGGCGAGGTAGGCGGGCTGGCCGAAGTAGTCGAGCGGAAAGAGGTTGGCGCCGCCCTCCGCGCCCGCCGAGACGATCTTGGGCGTGCTGATTTCGGTAAAGCCCTCCGCACGCAGGTGGTCGCGAAAGGCCGCCACGAGTTCGGCCTGTACCCGGAGCACCGCCCGTTCCTTGAGGCCGCGCACCGTCACCACCCGGTAGTCGAGCAGCGTTTCCGGGTTCACGTTCCATTCCATCTTGGGAAGCTCGACGGGCGGCGGCTCGGTGGCGGGCGTGAGCACGCGCAGGCGCTCAACCTGCACCTCATAGCCGCCGGGGGCCTTGGGGTGAGCTTTGACCTTGCCGATAACCTCGATGCTGCTCTCGGGCAGGGGGAGGTCCAGGCCCGCGCCCACCGCCTGCGCGATCCCACTGCGGTCACGCAGCACCAAAAACTGCACGCCCCCCAGGTCGCGGCGGGCGTGCAGAAAGCCGAGGAGTTTCACGGTCTGCCCTTCGGCCTCGGGCAGCTCACGGGTCAGGGTACGTTTCAGGTGCGGGAGGGGTTGAGTGGTCACAGTAGGCTCCTTTGACGAGAAAACCCCCGACTCCTGGGGGTCGGGGGCGCAGCAGGCAGCGAGACGTCCCCTAGCTGGGATCGTCATTCACGTTGTTCACGTGGGCTGCTTTCATAAAGGCCAGTGTACCGGGACCACAGGAACGCGGTCAACGTGGGGAACTAGGCAGGAGCAATCCCCTTCACGGTGTAGCGGGCGCGGCCCGCACCGACCTCCACCTCGAACGTGTCCCCCACGCGCCGACCAAGGAGAGCTTGCCCCACCGGGCTGTCCTCGCTGACCTGCGTGGCCCCCTCCGCCAGCGCGTCTACCTCCACGGCGCTGACCAGTTGGACCCGCAGTTCCCGGTGATGCTGCTCGTCCTGCAACACCACAACGGACCCCAGCCTCACTTCATCCTGGTTCTGCGGCGTGTCCACGATCACGGCGCGGGCAAGCACGTCTTCCAGCTCCACAATGCGGGCTTCCATGCTGGGAAGGTCGATCTGCGCCGCTTCCAGGCTGCGATCTTCCAAATCACGCGCGTCGTCGAGGGTGGCCGCCATACTCGCCACCGCGTCCTCCAGGCGTTGCCGTTCCTTTTGCAGCGTCTCCTGAAGCCGCTGGTAGCCCTCTGCCGTCACCTGAATTTCATCTGCCATCGGTGTTCCTCCTGCTGGGGTCATGATGAGGAGCGGCCTGGGCAGATGCATAAGGGAGACACCAACGAAGCTTTCATCGGTGTTGCGCCGCGACCCCGTCTAATCCGGGCACAGAGAGGGGCGTGCCCCCGAGAGGAGTCCCATGACGAAGATGCCCAACGACGACGCCAAAGACCGCGCCGATACGCCGGATACACCCCAGACGGTCGACTACTCGCGGCCGCGCGACGACCATCCGGAGCAGCAAGACACCCAGTCTAGCGCCCACGAGATCTATGCAGCGGAACTCGACGCGGATGACCTCCCGGTGTCCGGCGACGTCAGCGGAGGGGCAGACCGGGTCGGCAGTGACGCTCTGGCGGGCACAGGCCTCGCCTACGATGACGGCATCGACCCGTCCCTGCGGGTAGAGATGCTGGATAACGCGATGGCCTACGGCGACGACTTTGTTCCCAACAACGTCAACGATGAGCCCAGCTTTGATGACGGCGTGCCCGGCAGTTTCTCGGACTTCAGCGTGATCACCCCCGACACCCCCGGCGGCGCCGCCCGGCTGGCCGACCCCAGCCACGACGCGGGCGGCGAGGTCAAGGGTCCCCGCATCGGCGGCTCGGGCGGCATCGACGGCGGCCCTCCCCGCACCACGCCGCTGCCGGGCACCGAAGAGCAGGATTGAGGCGCCGCCCGCTCAGCGGGTTTTTTGGCCCCGCGGCGCTTGCGCCTCTGGAAGAACATGGCATAGGGCGCAGCAGGACGCGAGTATCCTCGGAAGCATGACGCTGGAGCCCGAACGGAATGTGGCCACCCGCCTCGCCCTGGAGGCGGGTGAGTTGCTGCGCTTGCATCTGACGCGCGGCCTGACCGTCGAACACAAGACGTCCGCGGACGATCCCGTAACCGCCGCCGACCGCGAGGCGTCTGACCTGATTCTGGCGGGGCTCAGGGCAGCTTTTCCGGGGGATGGCCTGCTCAGCGAGGAGGCGGCCGACGACGCTGGGCGGCTCGACGTGGAGCGGGTGTGGATCGTCGACCCCATTGACGGCACCAAAGAGTACGCGAGCGGTAGCCCTGACTACGCCGTCTCCATCGGCCTGGCGGTGGGGGGGGAGCCAGTCCTCGGAGTGGTCTATGCGCCCGCGACGGACGAGCTGTTCGTGGGCGTGGTCGGCGAGGGAGTCACAAAGAACGGCGCGCCGGCGGGCTTCAGCGACCGCGCGGAATACGTGGTCAGCGTGTCGGACACTGAGTTCCAGCGAGAACTGCACCGCCACGACCTTCCCGGCATGGTGCCCAGTGGAAGCGTCGCCCTCAAGCTCGCGCGCATTGCGGCGGGCGAGGCGGACGTGACCTTCACGATGAGCCCGCGCAGCGAGTGGGACATCGCGGCGGGACACGCGCTTGTGCGGGCCGCAGGGGGCGACCTGCGGCGGCGCGATGGGCGCAGGATCCGCTACAACCTGGCCCGGCCCCACATCGAGCAGGGAATCATTGGGGGACGTCCCGGGGCGCTGGAATGGCTGGAGGGTGAGCTGAGCGCTCGGACCCTTCCTACGGCGCACCTCGGCCTGACACGTGACGATCAGGCTTGGGCCGTCCTTTCCGCCGAAGATCAGGCCGCTCTCGCTGGCCACCCCGGCATCTTTGTGCGCCACGCCGGAGGGCAGGTGCTGGCCCTCCTCGTCGTGGATGAGGACGGCACGGTGCAGCGGGCTTCGGGAGATGCCTTTCACCTCGAACGGCTCACGCGGGACGTGACGCGGGCGCTGGGGCCCCTGCGCCGCCAGGCTCTAGAAGCTGGGGGGCTAGACTGACGCGCATGGCGGCAGAAGGCACAGGCGTTTCGTGGGGCCGCGTCACCCTCAAGCCCGTCCCGGAATTCACGCCCGCCGAGTGGCACACCCTCTACCGCTTCTTCCGCGACCGCGAGCTCGCCGACTGGAATGACGCCAAGCCCATCCGGCTCCCCGAATGGCTCTTTCGCCGCGTGATGCTGGAGGAGGAAGGCACGGGCGAGCGCGCGGGCTTCGGCGTGCTGGACGAGCGCGGCCACCTGATTGGAAGCGCCGAGCTGTACGACCTGCGGCCCCCTCCCCCGCTCACGCCCACCGTCGGCACCCTGGGCGTGATGATCGGCGTGCGCGCCCTGTGGGGGCAGGGCTATGGGCGCGAGGCCGTGATGGCGCTGCTGGCGTGGGCATTTCAGCAACGGGACACTCCGCTTTCCCGCGTGCGCCTCACCACCTTCGGGCACAACCGCCGTGCCCAGCGGGCCTTTTTGGCGTGTGGCTTCCGCGAGGTGGGCCGCACCGAGCGGCCAGGCCGCACCGACATTCATATGGAGATCACGAGAGGAGAGTGGGAAAGTGCGCGTGCTGGTGCCTGACCTGAAAGAATTCCGCACCCTGCGGGTGGAAGGGGTGGAGTTCGCGTTCTACAGCGAGAGCCAGTTACCGGAGGGCGAAGCCGAGGGTGCAGTGCTGTGGCTCGCCCCAGCCCCGCTGCGTGACCGGTTGCTGACCTGGCCCGGCGTGAAGTGGGTGCTCACCCTGACAGCGGGGATCGACCATGTGGCCGGGCGGCTGCCGCAGGGCGTCACCCTCTACAACGCGCACCGTCTCCATGACCGCGCGGTGGCCGTCCATACCCTCGCCGGAATGCTCGCTGCCGAACGGGGCCTCCACCGCTTCCGCGACGCCCAGCAGCAGGGCCGTTGGCAGCGCACCCTCAACCTAGGCACGCTGGACGGCGCGGACGTGGTGATCTGGGGATACGGGCACATCGGAAAGATTCTGGAAGACCTCCTGCGGCCCTTTCACGCGAGGGTGACGGGCCTTCGGTCCCGTACTCCCGCAGCCGAACGGGACGCGGCGCTTGCAGAAGCGGACTGGGTGGTGCTGCTGCTGCCCAGCACCCCCGAGACGCAGGGCATCGTCAACGCCGACGTCCTCGCCCGACTCAAGCCCGGCGCGTGGCTGTCCAACCAGGGGCGGGGCAGCCTGATAGACACCGGGGCCCTGCTCGCCGCGCTCGACTCCGGACACCTAGGAGGAGCCGTGCTCGACGTCACAGACCCGGAGCCGCTTCCTGAGGATCATCCCCTCTGGCAGCAACCCAACGTGCTCATCACGCCTCATATCGCCAGTTCCACCCGGGACCTCATCGCCCGGGGCGCCGAATACACCCGGGCCTTTGTGGAGGCGATGGCGGCGGGAAGGGAACCCGCAGGGCGAGTAGAACCCGGGCAGAAGTATTAGACTCAAGGGGAGACAACAGCAGGCCGCGCGTCTTTGGCCATGGGCAACGTCCGCGCGTGATCCGCGATCAGCCCCCCACCCAGCAGCCGCGTTCCGGCGTACAGCACCGCGCTCTGCCCCGGCGCAACGGCGAACTGCGGTTCCTCGAACTCCAGCTCAAAGCCGTGCTCGTCGGCGCGCACGAGGGTGGCTTTGACCGGCTTTGTGCGGTAGCGCACCTGCACCTCCACCTCCTGCGGCAGCTCGGCAAGGTCGAGGAGGTAATTGGCCCCTTCCGCCTTCAAGCCGGTCCACAGGCAGTCCTCGTAGTCACCCACCCAGACGGTGTTCGTCTCGGGGTCGAGGTGGACGACGTGGCGGACGCGGTGCGACCGGTACAGGCCCAGGCCCTTTTTCTGGCCCAGGGTGTAGAACTGGGTGCCCAGGTGCTCACCGACGATCTCGCCCGTGCGAACCTCGCGGATGAAGCCCTGACTCTGTGGGAGGTGTTCGGCCACGAAGTCCTGCACCTTGCCGGGCACGAAGCAGATGTTCTGGCTTTCCGGCTTGCGAGCGGTCAGGAGGCCCTTTTCTGCGGCAATCTCGCGGACGCGGGGCTTTTCCAGCTCGCCCACCGGAAAGAGGATGAAGGGCAGCGCCTCACGCGGCGTCCCCCACAGAAAATAGGTCTGGTCCTTGCGGGGATCGTCGCCCCGGTGGAACTCGACGGTACCGTCCTCGCGTTCCACCCGCTTCACGTAATGCCCGGTCGCCACGTAACGGCAGCCCAGCATCTTCGCCTTTTTCACCAGTTCGTCAAACTTCACCCTCGTGTTGCAGTTCACGCAGGGGTTGGGCGTGCGGCCCCGGGCGTACTCGGCGAGGAAGGGGCCGACGATGTGTCGCTGGAACTGTTCGCGGTAGTCAAGCAGATAAAAGGGCACGCCCACCTGTTCTGCCACCCGGCGGGCCTCGTAGGCGGCGTCGGGCGAGCAGCAGGTGTCAAAGGTATCGGCGCGCTTGTCATCAGGCCAGAAACGCATCATCGCGCCGATCACCTGATACCCCGCGTCTTTGAGCAGCGCCGCCGTCACGCTGGAATCCACCCCGCCCGACATCGCACACAGAACCCGTTCGCCCGTCATACCGCCGGGGAGCTTAGCAGGTGGCGCGCAGGGAGACCGTGAGGGTGAGGCCGTTCGCGCCGCGCTACAGCTCGGTGCCCTGGGCAAGCGCCAGCCCAAACCCGGCTCGGTGGCATAGCCCCAAGGCCGAAAACCCCACTGTCCGCGCCGCGTCGTCACCGTACAGGGCCGCAAAGCAGGTGGGCCAGTGGTCAGAGTCCAGCAGGGGCATCAAAACGGCGCGGGTATAGGCGAGCTCCTCCGGATCGAGGAACGGCTTCTCTCCAGCAAACCGCGCCGCCCCGCCCTCCTGTACGAGCATCTGCCGCAGGGTGACGGGAAGGCCGTGCCGGGCCTGCCAGGCCGCTCGCCAAACGGCCGCGCGCACCTCACCGCGCACGGTCTCCAGGGCGGGAGGGGCGTCCGTCCAGAGCTGCACGGTCACCCAGCGGTCAAACCCGGCGGCGGGGGAACCCTGGGGCAAGCGGTCATACTTCCCCTGAAAGCGCCATTCGGCGTCCGTCAGCCAGCGCTGCGTCCACCCGTTGCGCGGCTCGTCCAGCACGACGAGGAGCAGGCGAAAGCTGTGCGGCCACTCCGCCCCTTCGGCCTCTATCCGCTGGCACTCGCGCTCGGCCTCGCCCTCCGCGTCCAGCGCCAGGAGCGCGTCAAGGAAGGCGGGCTGCCGCTGTCCCATCGGGCTAAAGGCCCCCAGCGGAAGGAATTCCGGCCCGGCGGTCATCAGGTCGGTGTAGGCCTGAAAGCGCGGCATCACACCGGCCACGTCGTACAGGGCGCGCAGCTCGCGCAGGACGGGACGCAGCAGGAGGCGCATGGGCCCAGTGTGGCGCAAAGCCGCCCAAAAGACATCCGCCGGATGACCTGACCGGCGCGGGTCTGCCCTACACTTCCCCCGTGACCCTTCCGCGTGCCCAACTTCTGACCGCCGCCGACCGCTTCGGAACCCCTCTGTACGTCTACGACGCCGCCGAACTCGACGCGGCCCTGGCGCGGGTGCGCTCGGCCTTTGGCAAGGGGCGGGTGTACTACGCGATGAAGGCAAACCCTAACCTCACGCTGCTGCGCCGACTGCGGGCGGCGGGCGTGGGCTTTGAGTGTGTGAGCGCGGGCGAGATCGCGCGGGCCGAGCACGTGGGCGCGAGCGGGGACGCGCTGCTTGTCAACGGCCCGGCCAAGTCGGCGGAGGAATACGCAGCGGGAGCGCGCCTGGGCGCGACCTTCATCGTGGACCGCGCGGAGGAGGCGGCGCTCCTCCCACCCCGCTCCAAGGCGCTGGTGCGCGTGAATCCGGCCCTGGCCGTGAGCACGCACGACCACCTCGCCACCGGGGCGGCGAGCAGCAAGTTCGGCGTGACGCCGGAACAGGCGCCCGGCGTGCTGCGGGCCCTGCGCGCGGCCGGGCACGACGCGCGGGGCCTGCATGTGCACATCGGCAGCGCGATTCGGGATGCCTCCGACTTCAGCGCAGCCTTCGCGCGCCTGGCGGAGCTGCGCCCACAGACGGGCGAGCTCGAGGTGCTCGACGTGGGCGGTGGCTGGGGGGTGGACGCCGACCTGCTCGGGATCGCGCAGGCTGCGTGGGGGGCGGCGACGGTCTTCGGGGCGCAGCTCTGGGTGGAACCGGGGCGGTACCTGGTGGCCCGCGCCGGAACCCTTCTGACCCGCGTGGTGGGCACCAAGCGCACCGGGCGCAACTTTCTGCTGACCGACGCGGGGATGACCGAACTGCTGCGGCCCATGCTGTACGGGGCGCAGCACCCCATCACGGCCCTCTGGGACGACCCGCAGCCAGCCGCGGCGCGAGAGCGGTGGGACGTGGCCGGACCCGCCTGCGAGAGCGGCGACCTGCTCGCGCGGGATGTGAGCCTCCCCTCCCCCCGCCCCGGCGACCTGCTCGCCGTCGGTGAGGCTGGGGCCTACGGCGCGAGCATGAGCAGCAGCTACCTCACCCGCTCCCGACCCGCCGAGGCGCTGTGGGACGGAACGGGCTGGACGCTCATCCGCCGCCGCGAGACCCCGCAGGAGGTATGGGCGGCAGAAGTGCCGAGCTGAGTGCTCCC is from Deinococcus sp. YIM 77859 and encodes:
- the dxr gene encoding 1-deoxy-D-xylulose-5-phosphate reductoisomerase; this encodes MRLTVLGSTGSIGTQALDVARERSWEVGALAAGRNLDVLEAQVREFRPEVVSVAPEVFAQARDRLAGVRVIADPLEVAVLPADVVVNAMSGLPGLLPTRAALEAGRAVALATKEAMVTAADLIWGAAARGGGRLVPVDSEHTGVYQCLTGEHLGDVAELILTASGGPFRDGPADLSGVTPEQALKHPSWSMGPKITVDSATLLNKGLEVMECAALYGLPLSQVGVVIHPQSVVHAAVRFRDGSLKGQFGPTDMRLAIAYAIDAAPTGMRHPGDVRGARRGPEVAGHLGWLLRGRWEFREPDTARFPCLGLAYRAGEAGGLLPTALNAADEVAVPAFLAGRIGFLDIPRLIERVLDETPPGPLTWDTLAQTAAWATARARELVAAGVRA
- a CDS encoding phosphatidate cytidylyltransferase, whose amino-acid sequence is MESLSTRVLTSVVGFGIISVVVWLGWMAMLPLLVLVAVMGLFEYIRMLDRNDIDVRRISLGVFGAAIIVASLPMIPAAPWPGGSWREVVLTVALGYLLVIEVIRPGERPLERVVYSLFGLLYIPWLLGYFLMLRYTPDATQGLLYFALPLLATFAADIGGYFGGHFFGRRKLAPEISPGKTVEGAIGGFAFSFLTVLVLSQLTHIWSPLEALLYSILVASASQLGDLAESLLKRALRTKDSGTSLPGHGGFLDRLDSLLFAVPATYLFLNISVFTR
- the frr gene encoding ribosome recycling factor; this encodes MPDMKAIQADARERMGKAIEALENNLSVLRTGRANPGILRKVMVEYYGSTMPIDQVASITTPDARTLVITPWDRGALNPIEKAIRDSDLGLNPNNKGDTIFISLPMLTEERRRDLVKNAKNYAEEARVAIRSIRKQALDEVKKLEGVGDDEIKRAETEVQKITDEYIRRVDDTLHKKEQEILG
- the pyrH gene encoding UMP kinase; amino-acid sequence: MYKRVLLKLSGEFLAGDSGFGINPDTTADLARLITEAHAGTGVELAIVIGGGNLWRGARNGQGMDPATADYIGMLGTVMNAMALQDAMEAAGQPTRVMTAIQMAAVAEPYIRRRAIRHLEKGRVVIFGGGNGAPFFTTDTTATLRALEIGADVVLMAKNKVDGVYDSDPRKNPDARWIDTATHREVVERRLEVMDTTALTLCMDKNLPIVVFDLFEPGNLRRLFAGERVGTLIAS
- the tsf gene encoding translation elongation factor Ts — translated: MMESIKKLRELTGAGMMDVKKALSDAGNDEEKAIALLRERGIVKAAKKADREAKEGLVRFVVDGKRAAMVEVNSETDFVARNSDFQALVEQVAQAALRAGSNDVEALRNFTLENGETVANTVAAAAGKIGENLVLNRVAYIEAGEGEQVAGYVHSNGKIGVLVQLAGGTEAQAKDVALHVAAERPQYLSREEVDASDLDKEREILTNKALNEGKPQQIVEKIVAGQLGKFYEERVLPEQRFVKDNSVTVGQYLGNATVRRFVRFEVGA
- the rpsB gene encoding 30S ribosomal protein S2 gives rise to the protein MSYISMKQLLEAGVHFGHETKRWNPKFKRFIFAERNGIFIIDLQKTLKQIDRSFDYIKDLAERGGVILFVGTKKQAQEIVELEARRTGMPYVTSRWLGGMLTNFRTIRTRIDRLNELDDMFESGRINDRPKAERIALGAERERLLRFVGGIRKMTRLPDAIFVVDPTKEVIAVQEANKLGIPVIALADTDSDPDVIDYIVPGNDDAIRSIQLITHRIGDLIVEARGGGEDVSSDRAEEGGAEIDAAEQGEEDVAQLTSSQGRS
- the aspS gene encoding aspartate--tRNA(Asn) ligase — protein: MTTQPLPHLKRTLTRELPEAEGQTVKLLGFLHARRDLGGVQFLVLRDRSGIAQAVGAGLDLPLPESSIEVIGKVKAHPKAPGGYEVQVERLRVLTPATEPPPVELPKMEWNVNPETLLDYRVVTVRGLKERAVLRVQAELVAAFRDHLRAEGFTEISTPKIVSAGAEGGANLFPLDYFGQPAYLAQSPQLYKQILVGAFERVFEVAPVYRAEEHATSRHLNEYLSLDVEMGFIESEEDVMDLENRLLAAIMARLKERVRPELTLLGATLPEVPDRIPRITLLEARRLVSEKYGHTVGGKDLDPEAERLLSQHYAETEGSEFVFVTKYPRAARPFYTHPEVNPDGSLNPDLTRGFDLLFRGIEITSGGQRIHEYSMLMDSIAQYRLNPESLAGYTEVFKYGMPPHGGFAIGAERLTAKLLGIANVRYARAFPRDRHRLTP